The following proteins are co-located in the Echinicola sp. 20G genome:
- a CDS encoding polysaccharide biosynthesis/export family protein: MVKTYNQRLFLLHLLLFIALATSCISNKKIIYLQDEEQSIPEDSLISYDIAEYRLQYNDIIDVQVLTAEDLIEKGFGQADNQNYTNRMNLGQGGGDIYYMTGYTVDKEGDIRLPLVGKINVGEMTLEEARISIERALRSYVTSELYVRVKLGGIRYTAFGEFRKPGKYVILQDRMTIFEAIANAGDMTVVAKRDEIMLIRQYPDGTKLHTINLNDRSIIQSPYYFIQPNDQLYAEPMKVRELGAGENTAQSLALIISSITAVALVLNLIN; the protein is encoded by the coding sequence ATGGTGAAAACGTATAATCAACGCCTTTTTTTACTGCATTTGCTTCTTTTTATTGCCTTGGCAACGTCTTGTATTTCAAATAAAAAGATCATTTATCTACAAGATGAGGAACAGTCCATTCCTGAGGATAGCCTGATTTCATATGATATAGCAGAGTATCGCTTACAGTACAATGATATCATTGATGTGCAAGTATTGACGGCGGAAGATTTGATAGAAAAGGGGTTTGGACAAGCAGATAACCAAAATTATACCAATAGAATGAACTTAGGCCAAGGAGGGGGAGATATTTACTATATGACCGGATATACAGTAGATAAAGAAGGTGATATCCGTTTACCTCTAGTGGGAAAAATCAATGTAGGAGAAATGACCCTTGAAGAGGCGCGTATTTCCATTGAAAGAGCTTTAAGGTCATATGTTACGTCAGAGCTTTATGTACGGGTAAAGCTGGGGGGGATCCGTTATACTGCTTTTGGAGAATTTAGAAAACCAGGTAAATATGTGATCCTACAGGATAGAATGACCATCTTTGAGGCCATTGCCAATGCTGGTGACATGACTGTGGTAGCCAAGAGGGATGAGATCATGCTCATCCGCCAATATCCTGATGGAACCAAATTGCATACTATTAACCTTAATGATAGAAGTATCATCCAATCCCCGTATTATTTTATCCAGCCCAATGACCAGCTATACGCTGAACCTATGAAAGTGAGGGAATTGGGAGCGGGGGAAAATACTGCCCAATCTTTGGCTTTGATCATTTCATCAATTACGGCCGTGGCTTTGGTACTTAATCTAATTAATTAA
- a CDS encoding tyrosine-protein kinase has translation MSNFQSNQSPPPPVFQFNQDNTFDLKNIIFRYLRNWPWILFSMILGVIAAFLVNRYSTPTWSVEGTVLVKEAENNLGTDLFETSGLLKSNSNIENEIGILKSYTLAEEVVEGLNINIQAYQEGLLGLTRQYGAHSMMVEVDWKHPQMVEGMFRLIAKDNSSFELSFIEETFQVYNPADPFYKTDLEVIGLKEGTYPYDQWIEGGNFKFRVKNVSAMAGESFFFQLQDTPSLAKQYKSELVVSPINKEASILSLKLETPVRRLGEDYLNKLMEVYLKRELDEKNRTSDNTVRFIENQLSGITDSLTFFEDRLEQYRTQNKVFNLSEEGNQIFERMQELETERSQTEINLKYYQTLQNYLDNNSEEDLVVPSVIGISDPLLNSLVMNLGELQSERVRLSANFSDQTPAVREIKSKIANTKKALRENVNSAIRNTQSLVDEIKGNIRQIDQQINTLPETERRLLGIQRKFNINENIYVYLLEKRAEAEITRASNAPKNSVLDWAKAGNLPVSPKTKVNLLLGLLMGFLVPVAFIYIKDFFNVKIEDVKELEKLAKVPVVAKIGRANYGYANPVLDKPKSPVTESFRSLRADMTYLSPNKKYMTILFTSTISGEGKTFCAVNTASAFALKGKKTLLMGLDLRKPKIADDFKLINDRGVSTCLSSDVSWKNVVQKTKTEHLDVMLSGPIPPNPAEILLQEKFNEIMMEIKEQYEVVIMDCPPVGLVSETKELFRFADINIFVFRQEYSRKENVDLLNDLHERGGVKKLYGLLNDVHIKNASYGYGYGYGGGYGYHEEEQVSWWKKLLGKA, from the coding sequence ATGAGTAACTTTCAATCTAATCAATCACCACCACCTCCCGTATTTCAGTTTAATCAAGACAATACTTTTGACCTTAAGAATATCATATTTAGGTATCTTAGGAATTGGCCTTGGATTTTATTTTCAATGATTTTAGGTGTCATAGCAGCATTTCTTGTGAACCGATATAGTACCCCGACATGGTCTGTGGAAGGTACTGTGTTGGTTAAGGAGGCCGAGAATAATCTGGGGACTGACCTGTTTGAAACTTCCGGGCTATTAAAGTCTAACAGTAATATTGAAAATGAAATTGGCATCCTTAAGTCTTATACCCTTGCAGAGGAGGTGGTAGAGGGACTTAATATCAATATACAAGCTTACCAGGAAGGGCTTTTGGGGTTGACTAGGCAGTATGGCGCCCACTCCATGATGGTGGAAGTAGATTGGAAGCACCCGCAAATGGTAGAAGGAATGTTTAGGCTTATTGCAAAAGACAATAGTTCTTTTGAACTGTCCTTTATCGAAGAAACTTTCCAAGTCTATAATCCAGCAGATCCTTTTTACAAGACAGATTTAGAAGTCATTGGACTAAAGGAAGGAACTTATCCTTACGATCAGTGGATAGAAGGAGGGAATTTTAAGTTTAGGGTAAAGAATGTTTCTGCCATGGCTGGAGAAAGCTTTTTCTTTCAGTTGCAAGACACCCCTTCCTTGGCCAAACAATATAAATCAGAATTGGTGGTTTCCCCTATCAATAAAGAGGCTTCTATCCTAAGCTTAAAACTGGAAACTCCAGTCAGAAGATTAGGTGAAGACTATTTGAACAAACTGATGGAGGTTTATTTAAAGCGGGAACTGGATGAAAAGAATCGGACTTCGGATAATACAGTGCGTTTTATAGAAAACCAGCTAAGTGGCATTACGGATTCTTTGACCTTCTTTGAGGACAGGTTGGAGCAATATAGAACGCAAAATAAAGTCTTTAACCTTAGTGAAGAAGGTAACCAAATCTTTGAAAGGATGCAGGAACTTGAAACAGAAAGGTCACAGACGGAGATCAACCTTAAATACTATCAGACGCTACAGAATTATCTGGACAATAACAGTGAGGAAGACTTGGTCGTTCCCTCGGTAATAGGGATTTCAGATCCATTGTTAAACTCTTTGGTGATGAATTTGGGAGAACTGCAATCTGAAAGGGTGAGGCTATCGGCTAACTTCTCCGACCAGACTCCTGCTGTGAGAGAAATCAAAAGTAAGATAGCGAATACCAAAAAGGCTTTACGGGAAAATGTCAACTCTGCTATTCGTAATACCCAATCCTTAGTCGATGAAATCAAAGGCAATATTCGACAGATTGACCAACAGATCAATACCCTGCCAGAAACTGAAAGAAGGCTTTTGGGAATTCAGAGGAAATTCAATATCAACGAAAATATTTATGTTTATCTACTCGAAAAGCGGGCAGAAGCGGAAATAACCCGTGCTTCCAATGCGCCTAAAAATTCGGTACTTGATTGGGCCAAAGCAGGCAACCTCCCTGTTTCTCCAAAAACCAAAGTGAATTTACTGCTGGGGTTATTAATGGGTTTTTTGGTGCCGGTAGCTTTTATCTATATCAAGGACTTCTTTAATGTCAAGATAGAAGATGTAAAGGAATTGGAAAAGCTGGCGAAAGTACCTGTAGTAGCAAAAATTGGTCGTGCCAATTATGGTTATGCCAATCCTGTTTTGGACAAGCCCAAATCCCCGGTAACGGAATCCTTCAGGAGCCTTAGGGCGGATATGACTTACTTGAGTCCCAATAAAAAGTACATGACCATCCTCTTTACCTCTACCATTTCAGGGGAAGGAAAGACCTTTTGTGCCGTCAATACCGCCTCGGCCTTTGCCCTAAAAGGCAAAAAGACCTTATTGATGGGCTTAGACTTAAGAAAGCCCAAAATTGCGGATGACTTTAAATTGATTAACGACCGTGGGGTGAGTACATGTTTAAGTTCGGATGTCTCTTGGAAAAATGTGGTGCAAAAAACCAAGACGGAACACTTGGATGTGATGCTCTCAGGGCCTATCCCTCCCAACCCTGCGGAGATCTTGCTTCAGGAGAAATTCAATGAAATCATGATGGAGATCAAAGAGCAATACGAAGTTGTGATCATGGACTGCCCACCTGTAGGCTTGGTTTCAGAGACCAAGGAACTTTTCCGATTTGCGGATATCAATATTTTTGTATTCAGGCAAGAGTATTCCAGGAAAGAAAATGTGGACTTGCTTAATGACCTCCATGAAAGGGGAGGGGTCAAAAAACTATATGGCCTACTTAACGATGTGCATATCAAAAACGCCAGCTATGGCTATGGCTATGGCTATGGCGGTGGCTATGGTTACCACGAAGAAGAACAAGTGTCTTGGTGGAAAAAGCTATTGGGGAAAGCGTAA